One genomic window of Kaistia geumhonensis includes the following:
- a CDS encoding UDP-glucuronic acid decarboxylase family protein codes for MHDRKPALVTGGAGFLGSFLCERLLREGHDVICADNYFTGSRENIQHLLDDPHFEFIRHDVTFPLYLEVDEIYNLACPASPVHYQFDPVQTVKTNVHGAINMLGLAKRTGARIFQASTSEVYGDPAVHPQTESYRGSVNPIGPRACYDEGKRCAETLFFDYHRQYGVDIRVARIFNTYGPRMHPDDGRVVSNFIVQALRNEPITIFGDGSQTRSFCYVDDLIEGFIRLMAAPDDVTGPINLGNPAEFEVRQLAEMVVAMIGSRSPIVYKPLPTDDPTRRKPDITRATQQLGWQPTVPLHEGLARTIAYFDKKLSSAVVDMRWHARPAHEPALSLVGNGAYALRDAAVADIARLPT; via the coding sequence ATGCATGATCGAAAGCCCGCTCTGGTGACCGGCGGTGCAGGATTCCTCGGCTCATTCCTGTGCGAGCGCCTCCTCAGGGAGGGGCATGACGTCATCTGCGCAGACAATTACTTCACCGGGTCTCGCGAGAACATCCAGCATCTGCTCGACGACCCGCATTTCGAGTTCATCCGACACGACGTGACGTTCCCGCTCTATCTCGAGGTCGACGAGATCTACAACCTCGCCTGCCCCGCCTCGCCGGTGCATTACCAGTTCGACCCGGTCCAGACGGTCAAGACGAATGTCCATGGCGCGATCAACATGCTCGGCCTCGCCAAGCGGACGGGCGCACGGATCTTCCAGGCCTCCACCAGCGAGGTCTATGGCGATCCGGCCGTGCATCCGCAGACCGAGAGCTATCGGGGAAGCGTCAACCCGATCGGCCCGAGGGCCTGCTACGACGAGGGCAAGCGCTGCGCCGAGACGCTGTTCTTCGACTATCACCGCCAGTATGGCGTAGACATCCGCGTCGCGCGCATCTTCAACACCTATGGCCCGCGCATGCACCCCGACGACGGCCGCGTGGTGTCGAATTTCATCGTCCAGGCGCTGCGCAACGAGCCGATCACCATTTTCGGCGACGGATCGCAGACCCGCTCCTTCTGCTATGTGGACGACCTGATCGAAGGCTTCATCCGCCTCATGGCGGCGCCCGACGATGTGACGGGGCCGATCAATCTCGGTAATCCGGCCGAGTTCGAGGTCCGCCAGCTCGCCGAGATGGTGGTGGCGATGATCGGCTCCAGATCGCCGATCGTCTACAAGCCGCTGCCCACCGATGACCCGACTCGGCGCAAGCCCGACATCACCCGCGCCACGCAGCAGCTCGGCTGGCAACCCACCGTTCCGCTCCACGAGGGACTGGCCAGGACCATCGCCTATTTCGACAAGAAGCTCTCCAGCGCTGTCGTCGACATGCGGTGGCATGCAAGACCTGCGCATGAGCCGGCCTTGTCCCTCGTCGGCAACGGCGCCTATGCGCTCCGCGACGCCGCGGTCGCCGACATCGCGCGGCTGCCCACATGA
- a CDS encoding sugar transferase → MSLTTATPEILATVDRRVVDAELPVASHDATPAAFVGDGQTTGHRQAESSRRQTSAALGRSAAILILLAADALAMLAAAAFLWATGTASPYGDPSSAVLAFAAILTLAQFALVGLYPGYGLYDHEQIRRRASASGRTAIAVLPPLVIFGAVSTVIPVSMLLALALCIQPIGQYLARRTARSLGIWGTPATIFGTADAKREIAEFFRRHWQLGITPHADDAGSASRQGERRLACLTSSALPSLAEMGALREKFADIILLADTPNVKISGLQPSAIGGSIGLRIARGNGSTPLAGGRRLLDLAIAIPAALVAAPIVAIAAAGIYAVDPGPVFFRQRREGLAGEPIDVLKLRTMYRNAEARLEALFAAHPEMRLEWQAHFKLRQDPRILPLVGRLLRASSCDELPQLWNVIIGEMSIVGPRPFPDYHLAAMSSEFREKRCSVVPGLTGLWQVSERSEADLERQRQIDEFYIDNRSVWLDCHILLKTIPAVLGRGGAY, encoded by the coding sequence ATGTCACTGACGACCGCTACCCCGGAAATCCTTGCGACCGTCGATCGTCGGGTAGTCGACGCCGAACTTCCCGTCGCATCGCATGACGCAACTCCCGCCGCTTTCGTCGGCGACGGCCAGACGACGGGCCACAGGCAGGCCGAGAGCAGCAGGCGGCAGACAAGCGCGGCCCTAGGCCGCTCCGCCGCGATCCTCATCCTCCTGGCGGCCGACGCGCTGGCAATGCTGGCCGCGGCTGCCTTCCTCTGGGCAACGGGGACCGCCAGCCCATATGGGGACCCGTCCTCGGCCGTTCTCGCCTTCGCCGCGATCCTCACGCTCGCCCAGTTCGCCCTCGTCGGTCTCTACCCGGGCTACGGCCTTTACGATCACGAACAGATTCGTCGACGGGCATCGGCATCGGGACGGACCGCGATTGCGGTTCTGCCTCCGCTCGTCATCTTCGGGGCGGTGTCGACTGTCATCCCCGTATCGATGCTGCTGGCTCTTGCTCTCTGCATCCAGCCGATCGGGCAGTATCTGGCCCGCCGCACGGCTCGTTCGCTGGGCATCTGGGGCACCCCGGCCACCATCTTCGGAACGGCGGACGCGAAGCGCGAGATCGCCGAGTTCTTTCGCCGCCACTGGCAGCTGGGGATCACTCCTCATGCGGACGACGCGGGCAGCGCGTCGCGGCAGGGCGAGCGGCGACTGGCCTGTCTCACCTCGTCTGCTTTGCCGTCGCTGGCCGAGATGGGCGCGCTGCGCGAGAAATTCGCAGACATCATCCTCCTCGCCGATACGCCGAACGTGAAGATCTCGGGCCTTCAGCCGTCCGCGATCGGCGGCAGCATCGGCCTCAGGATCGCCCGGGGAAATGGCAGCACGCCGCTCGCCGGCGGACGCAGGCTGCTCGATCTCGCCATCGCCATTCCCGCGGCTCTGGTTGCGGCGCCCATCGTCGCGATCGCCGCGGCCGGCATCTACGCCGTGGATCCCGGTCCGGTCTTCTTCCGCCAGAGGCGAGAGGGTTTAGCCGGCGAACCGATCGATGTCCTGAAGCTCAGGACCATGTATCGCAACGCGGAGGCACGTCTCGAGGCGCTGTTCGCGGCCCATCCGGAGATGCGGCTGGAATGGCAGGCGCATTTCAAGCTTCGGCAGGATCCGCGCATACTTCCGCTCGTCGGCCGCCTGCTGCGCGCATCGAGCTGCGATGAACTCCCGCAGTTGTGGAACGTGATCATCGGCGAGATGAGCATCGTCGGACCGCGGCCTTTCCCTGACTATCACCTGGCCGCGATGAGCTCCGAATTCCGCGAGAAGCGTTGCTCGGTCGTGCCCGGACTGACCGGCCTGTGGCAGGTCTCCGAACGCAGCGAGGCCGATCTCGAGCGGCAACGCCAGATCGACGAGTTCTACATCGACAACCGGTCCGTCTGGCTGGACTGCCACATCCTCCTCAAGACCATCCCAGCCGTGCTCGGGCGCGGCGGGGCCTACTGA
- a CDS encoding WecB/TagA/CpsF family glycosyltransferase: MHPLSAADRRALVEAAGDEGQVSNILGVRIAAVNLESATARILSAIDQRTPGYVCVRDAHGLVRCQDDDDLRAIHNRAFMVTPDGMPLVWLARRDGHGSAGRVYGPDLMLSVFAAGEGRGVRHYFYGATPATIEALTARLIARFPRAQIAGTFSPPFRSLTPEEEFDVANRINGSGADIVWVGLSTPKQEQWMGRMRDRLDAPQLIGVGAAFDFHAGSKRQAPRFIQRSGFEWAFRLLMEPRRLAGRYAVVIPRFIALTALQRLNLRQFPLGDAAAPDAHASIARDGETARPADAFALPSRPASGEFGM, translated from the coding sequence ATGCACCCCCTCAGCGCTGCCGACCGACGCGCCCTCGTCGAGGCCGCCGGCGATGAAGGACAGGTCTCGAACATCCTCGGCGTCCGCATCGCTGCGGTGAATCTCGAAAGCGCCACCGCCCGGATCCTCTCCGCCATCGATCAGCGGACGCCGGGCTATGTCTGTGTGCGCGACGCGCATGGCCTCGTCCGCTGCCAGGACGACGACGACCTGAGGGCGATCCACAACCGCGCCTTCATGGTCACGCCCGACGGCATGCCGCTCGTGTGGCTCGCCCGTCGCGACGGGCACGGCTCGGCGGGACGCGTCTACGGACCCGACCTGATGCTGTCCGTGTTCGCGGCCGGCGAGGGCCGAGGCGTCCGACACTACTTCTATGGCGCGACGCCGGCGACGATCGAGGCGCTGACGGCGCGCTTGATCGCACGATTTCCAAGGGCCCAGATCGCGGGCACGTTTTCGCCACCCTTCCGTTCGCTGACGCCGGAGGAGGAATTCGATGTCGCGAACCGGATCAACGGTTCCGGAGCCGACATCGTCTGGGTCGGCTTGAGCACGCCGAAGCAGGAGCAGTGGATGGGCCGCATGCGCGACCGCCTCGACGCGCCGCAGCTCATCGGCGTCGGTGCCGCGTTCGACTTTCATGCCGGCTCCAAGCGCCAGGCGCCCCGCTTCATCCAGCGCAGCGGTTTCGAGTGGGCCTTCCGCCTGCTCATGGAGCCCCGCCGGCTTGCGGGGCGATACGCGGTGGTGATTCCCCGCTTCATCGCTCTCACGGCACTGCAGAGGCTCAATCTGAGGCAGTTCCCGCTCGGCGATGCCGCCGCCCCCGACGCCCACGCGAGCATCGCCCGCGACGGCGAGACGGCGCGGCCGGCCGACGCCTTCGCCCTGCCGAGCCGGCCTGCATCCGGCGAGTTCGGGATGTGA
- a CDS encoding phytanoyl-CoA dioxygenase family protein has product MRDHVENNDVPVRNSANIQRELAENGFVVVRNVLTSDQVSALRQSVRNHLKSAGWYNYGGKFQVQAMHSVPDVGRIITTDRVLDLLEDITSPNKVVLTRECDIMMNTTSTWHKDITQHPIVDGNRVFEDETFRVYKAAFYLQDQDEASRATLKVRPRSHRMKDGTEMPVEPAAVRAGDAVVFDIRIDHVGQFPSLSDKLMRRGFEKIGPRLNVDPQKAFSKARALLRRSHPHGPDRMAIFMTFGPSHEWTRAYASACEQLHAPVDASMNPDVMAHLAARGVSVL; this is encoded by the coding sequence ATGCGTGATCACGTCGAGAACAATGATGTTCCGGTTCGCAATTCCGCAAACATCCAGAGGGAGCTGGCCGAAAATGGCTTCGTCGTCGTCAGGAATGTCCTGACCAGCGACCAGGTTTCCGCGCTGCGCCAATCCGTCAGAAACCATTTGAAGTCCGCCGGCTGGTACAATTACGGCGGCAAATTTCAGGTTCAGGCGATGCACTCCGTCCCGGACGTGGGAAGGATCATCACCACGGACAGGGTCCTCGATCTACTGGAGGACATCACGAGTCCGAACAAGGTCGTACTCACCCGTGAGTGCGATATCATGATGAACACGACGTCCACCTGGCACAAGGACATCACGCAGCACCCCATCGTGGACGGGAACCGTGTCTTCGAGGACGAGACGTTCCGGGTCTACAAGGCGGCCTTCTATCTGCAGGACCAGGACGAGGCTTCCCGCGCCACGCTGAAGGTGCGGCCGCGTTCGCACAGGATGAAGGACGGGACGGAGATGCCGGTGGAGCCGGCAGCCGTGAGGGCGGGGGATGCCGTCGTCTTCGACATCAGGATCGACCATGTCGGTCAGTTTCCCTCCCTGTCCGACAAGCTCATGCGTCGCGGCTTCGAGAAGATCGGGCCTCGGCTGAACGTCGACCCGCAGAAGGCGTTCTCGAAGGCGAGGGCGCTGCTGCGCCGGTCCCATCCCCATGGTCCCGATCGCATGGCGATCTTCATGACGTTCGGTCCGTCACACGAATGGACGCGCGCCTATGCCAGCGCTTGCGAGCAGTTGCACGCGCCCGTCGACGCCTCGATGAATCCGGACGTGATGGCGCATCTCGCCGCACGGGGCGTGTCGGTGCTGTGA
- a CDS encoding right-handed parallel beta-helix repeat-containing protein has protein sequence MSDIARPGLRVSWRAVEWWGAGVSLFLQTGAIFPLLMADADGTLSDPAKSKLRLLSLPIYGYTILILLRHRQQFLIAARRNLHFLLLLAMPLLSVLWSVAPSISLRRAIGFVLTVLFAYALAIRFTPRQLLLLVMLTSGVCTVASLLMFGVSPRLARMPTDGTLRGIFLHKNSLGWYASITVVTAFIVLLDQEAGYRRTAVALLLAGLAGLAGSTSMTAILSTGTAFLAIRVYTILPRLRGLARVAFILLVLELGAVLLLGLSAYLVRFLEAIGKDATLTGRVPLWALVDEQISRHLLLGFGYQAFWTEANGRAWAIWSSIGWMAPHSHNGFREILLGFGIGGLIVFTLVMVRSFRLGAALHCAAPSEGWLWTNVLLVMVLVMNLTESTLLVQNDAIFTIFMAAVIMCSLHAPNRNLVRRPRSATPAIGWGSILPRRRARIMRPPVIPILLGVLILGAGGLAEARAEGAASVEDAGPSGPSQCGAVPPASDILLRPVPRLGDLSPASPVFYVSPRGDDRWSGLKPDPAADLSDGPLASIEAARDAVRATGSPGRIIVGGGDYYLTRPILFDNRDSGLEIQGEAGTMPVLHGGVLVEGWLPEADDRWSASIPAGTEVAALFIDGASQPLARYPDTPSGGDRRDGWLFADAPAPDSDPWQGNTQFRYRDGDLPELQAIDGLVATIMGGFNPGSQWGSDTMPVTAIDVDTRTIKMKGTGYFFTGEGSRYYLSGLEAFQDAPGEWLADAAEGRIWLVPPDTEPDAARIVAGVLPTLIHLDGADGMAIAGLALRDGSPVGTGKFGTDTRGGGAIRVERSNGVRLLGNVIGNIGVGIHVTESRHVEIAGNEIGPVAGNGIYLGTTYGSFGRSDGAHITSNHIHDVGEVYFESAGIFFQAADDVSVSGNLVENAAQFGIAGGSIWGQEDAVHRAVIADNEIRNANLQTADGGAIKMMGSQADLQQIIIRSNRITGTRALMNHGDGTFWPTDYENVEEWPSPVSWAIYTDGKASGITIEDNVLIDNVSAIGINGGWSNLVTGNVIVGGSGAAFRIDDGTGRDWRPDWAEPNRIEGNTVSIGSRSTLAASVYEPGNGHGYVRFAGNRYCGDLGERSFDIRPEIMASGRFGSLQALQAAGMDVGSVGPPPQRRFRLFGGPR, from the coding sequence ATGTCCGATATCGCGCGCCCTGGACTGCGTGTCAGCTGGCGAGCGGTCGAATGGTGGGGGGCAGGAGTTTCGCTCTTCCTCCAGACGGGGGCGATCTTCCCGCTGCTCATGGCGGATGCCGACGGCACCCTCTCGGACCCCGCCAAGTCCAAGCTCCGCCTCCTGTCCCTGCCGATCTATGGCTATACGATCCTGATTCTGCTGCGGCATCGGCAACAGTTCCTCATCGCGGCGAGGCGCAATCTCCACTTCCTGCTGCTGCTGGCGATGCCGCTTCTCTCGGTGCTGTGGTCGGTCGCGCCGTCGATCTCCCTGCGACGCGCAATCGGGTTCGTCCTCACGGTTCTCTTCGCCTATGCGCTTGCGATCCGCTTCACACCGCGCCAGCTGCTGCTTCTCGTGATGTTGACTTCAGGGGTCTGCACAGTCGCCAGCCTGCTCATGTTCGGCGTTTCGCCGCGGCTGGCCCGCATGCCGACCGACGGGACGCTGCGTGGCATCTTCCTGCACAAGAACAGTCTCGGCTGGTATGCGAGCATCACGGTCGTCACGGCATTCATCGTGCTCCTCGACCAGGAGGCCGGCTATCGCCGGACGGCGGTGGCGCTGCTACTGGCGGGACTGGCGGGGCTCGCCGGCTCGACATCGATGACGGCGATCCTTTCGACCGGCACGGCCTTCCTCGCCATCCGGGTCTACACGATCCTGCCCCGGCTCCGGGGCCTCGCCCGCGTCGCATTCATCCTGCTCGTGCTCGAACTCGGCGCCGTACTGCTGCTCGGCCTCTCCGCCTATCTCGTTCGCTTCCTCGAGGCGATCGGCAAGGATGCGACACTGACGGGCCGCGTTCCCCTCTGGGCGCTGGTCGACGAGCAGATCTCTCGGCACCTCCTCCTCGGATTCGGCTACCAGGCCTTCTGGACCGAGGCCAACGGCCGTGCGTGGGCGATCTGGTCGTCCATCGGCTGGATGGCGCCCCACTCGCACAATGGATTTCGCGAGATACTGCTCGGCTTCGGCATTGGCGGGCTGATCGTTTTCACGCTCGTCATGGTGCGCTCGTTCCGCCTCGGCGCCGCGCTCCATTGCGCCGCCCCTTCGGAGGGCTGGCTCTGGACGAACGTTCTGCTCGTGATGGTCCTGGTGATGAACCTGACCGAGAGCACGCTGCTGGTGCAGAACGACGCCATCTTCACGATCTTCATGGCGGCCGTCATCATGTGCTCGCTGCATGCGCCCAACCGGAATCTCGTCCGCCGGCCTCGATCCGCCACTCCCGCGATTGGATGGGGATCGATCCTACCCCGCCGAAGAGCCCGCATCATGAGGCCCCCCGTGATTCCGATCCTGCTCGGCGTTCTTATCCTCGGCGCTGGCGGACTCGCTGAGGCTCGGGCGGAGGGCGCGGCCAGTGTAGAAGACGCAGGGCCTTCGGGGCCCTCGCAGTGCGGCGCCGTTCCCCCCGCCTCGGATATCCTCTTGCGCCCCGTGCCGCGGCTCGGCGATCTGTCCCCGGCATCGCCGGTCTTCTACGTCTCGCCGCGAGGCGACGACCGCTGGAGCGGGCTAAAGCCGGATCCCGCCGCCGATCTCTCGGACGGCCCGCTGGCCAGCATCGAAGCGGCGCGCGATGCGGTGCGCGCCACCGGATCGCCAGGCCGGATCATCGTCGGCGGAGGCGACTATTACCTGACCAGACCGATCTTGTTCGACAACCGCGACTCCGGCCTCGAGATCCAGGGAGAGGCCGGCACCATGCCGGTACTGCACGGCGGCGTCCTCGTCGAGGGCTGGCTGCCCGAGGCCGACGACCGCTGGTCGGCATCGATTCCCGCCGGCACGGAGGTCGCCGCGCTGTTCATCGACGGAGCATCGCAGCCCCTCGCCCGATATCCCGACACACCGTCGGGCGGAGATCGGCGCGACGGCTGGCTGTTTGCGGACGCGCCTGCTCCCGACTCCGATCCGTGGCAGGGCAACACCCAGTTCCGTTATCGCGACGGCGATCTGCCCGAGCTCCAGGCCATCGACGGTCTGGTCGCGACCATCATGGGCGGGTTCAATCCGGGCAGCCAGTGGGGCAGTGACACGATGCCGGTGACGGCCATCGACGTCGACACGCGCACGATCAAGATGAAGGGGACGGGATATTTCTTCACCGGCGAAGGAAGCCGGTACTACCTGTCGGGCCTCGAGGCGTTCCAGGATGCTCCTGGCGAATGGCTGGCAGATGCCGCCGAAGGGCGCATCTGGCTCGTCCCGCCCGACACGGAGCCGGATGCAGCCCGGATCGTGGCCGGTGTCCTGCCGACGCTGATCCACCTCGACGGTGCCGACGGGATGGCCATCGCCGGATTGGCATTGCGTGATGGCTCGCCCGTGGGCACCGGAAAATTCGGGACCGACACGCGCGGCGGAGGCGCGATCCGCGTCGAACGCTCGAACGGCGTCCGCCTTCTGGGCAATGTCATCGGGAACATCGGGGTGGGCATCCATGTGACGGAGAGCCGACACGTCGAAATCGCTGGCAACGAGATAGGACCAGTCGCAGGCAACGGCATCTATCTCGGCACGACCTATGGCAGCTTCGGCCGCTCCGATGGCGCCCATATCACCTCCAATCACATTCACGACGTCGGAGAAGTCTATTTCGAAAGCGCCGGCATTTTCTTCCAGGCCGCCGACGACGTCTCCGTCTCAGGCAATCTGGTCGAGAATGCCGCACAATTCGGCATCGCCGGCGGATCGATCTGGGGTCAGGAGGACGCCGTCCATCGGGCGGTGATCGCGGACAACGAGATCCGAAACGCCAACCTTCAGACGGCCGACGGCGGTGCCATCAAGATGATGGGCAGCCAGGCCGATTTGCAGCAGATCATCATCCGGTCCAACCGCATCACCGGAACACGGGCGTTGATGAACCACGGCGACGGCACGTTCTGGCCGACGGACTATGAGAATGTCGAGGAATGGCCGAGCCCCGTCAGCTGGGCGATCTATACCGACGGCAAGGCGAGCGGCATCACGATCGAAGACAATGTGCTGATCGACAACGTGTCGGCGATCGGAATCAACGGCGGCTGGAGCAATCTCGTTACCGGCAACGTCATTGTCGGGGGCTCCGGCGCAGCTTTCAGGATCGACGACGGCACGGGCCGCGACTGGCGGCCGGACTGGGCTGAGCCCAACAGGATCGAGGGGAACACCGTGTCGATCGGAAGTCGATCGACACTCGCGGCCTCCGTCTACGAGCCGGGAAACGGGCACGGCTACGTCCGGTTCGCGGGCAACCGCTACTGCGGCGATCTGGGCGAACGCAGCTTCGACATTCGCCCCGAGATCATGGCTTCCGGCCGCTTCGGCAGTCTTCAGGCCTTGCAGGCGGCCGGCATGGACGTCGGCAGCGTGGGGCCGCCACCTCAGCGCAGATTCCGGCTTTTCGGCGGCCCGCGCTGA
- a CDS encoding polysaccharide biosynthesis/export family protein, which produces MIELGDTVRVTVAETPRLNGERRVDTDGMIALPQLGSVPLAGLDLDEARQRLELLLVQKGILRTPTVLVEIARYRPIYVGGRVARSGAIEFEPGLTVRHALILAGGIGKSPGNADAVNVPDLRARWQVASFQLLQINSSISRLDDELSRTPRPKSGEETGAKPDLGAVVAIDQGILADRLASWTENQAHLKDQMSLYDFEIDVLSQQADLQENEQKLATEQVARARHLVERELMPLTRLQELQSVLSDASQDVLENRAVTARAKQARSNVEYEIASADIKWRADIQNQLRGLLVERERVKAELQALSDQIVEAGVTLSEADALALRPVVTIYRTIDGNETAIAAQMNTELRAGDILDVSFGKGTG; this is translated from the coding sequence GTGATCGAACTCGGGGATACGGTGCGCGTGACCGTTGCCGAGACGCCGAGACTGAACGGTGAGCGCAGGGTCGACACCGACGGCATGATCGCATTGCCGCAGCTCGGCAGCGTGCCGCTGGCCGGACTCGATCTCGACGAAGCGCGACAGCGCCTCGAGTTGCTGCTCGTCCAGAAAGGGATATTGAGGACACCGACGGTCCTGGTCGAGATCGCTCGCTACCGGCCAATCTATGTCGGCGGCCGTGTCGCGCGCTCGGGCGCCATCGAGTTCGAGCCGGGGCTGACGGTGCGTCATGCCCTGATCCTCGCCGGCGGCATCGGCAAGTCGCCAGGAAATGCCGACGCGGTCAATGTCCCGGACTTGCGGGCGCGCTGGCAGGTCGCGTCCTTCCAGCTGCTCCAGATCAACAGCAGCATTTCGCGGCTGGACGACGAACTCAGCCGGACGCCGAGGCCGAAATCCGGCGAAGAGACGGGCGCCAAGCCCGATCTCGGCGCTGTCGTGGCGATCGACCAGGGCATTCTCGCCGATCGACTCGCGAGCTGGACCGAGAACCAGGCTCACCTCAAGGACCAGATGTCGCTCTACGATTTTGAGATCGATGTCCTCTCCCAGCAGGCGGACTTGCAGGAGAACGAGCAGAAGCTCGCCACCGAGCAGGTCGCGAGGGCGCGCCATCTCGTCGAGCGGGAGCTGATGCCGCTGACGCGGCTGCAGGAACTTCAGTCCGTCCTCTCCGACGCATCGCAGGATGTGCTCGAAAATCGCGCGGTGACGGCGCGCGCCAAGCAGGCTCGTTCCAATGTCGAGTACGAGATCGCTTCGGCGGACATCAAGTGGCGAGCCGACATCCAGAACCAGCTGCGCGGCCTGCTGGTTGAGCGCGAGCGCGTCAAGGCCGAGCTTCAGGCTCTGTCCGACCAGATCGTCGAGGCGGGCGTCACGCTGTCGGAAGCCGATGCGCTCGCGTTGAGGCCGGTCGTCACCATCTACAGGACGATCGACGGAAACGAGACGGCGATCGCCGCGCAGATGAATACGGAGCTGCGCGCCGGCGACATCCTCGACGTCTCCTTCGGCAAGGGGACCGGCTGA
- a CDS encoding glycosyltransferase family 2 protein, producing the protein MSRPTFSVIVNNYNYGRYVGEAVASALAQTESDREIVVVDDGSTDNSRDVLAGFGDRIRPILRSNGGQAAALNEGVRASRGSVLCFLDADDSWHPQKLASVAAAFRSSARIGLVYHRLQPVRDGKPVLRPIPRTLCSGDLSRRLARSAGWWPYPMTSAIAVRRATWDAVGDIPDSFRLSADAWLTGAYPFACEVASLGASLGYYRLHRNGWYRDGDDAAMLSRRASHWEASVAAVNGFLADRHSPYRLDLADHLPYRLARAHLDGADAAAQLRLLQQGLSFAGEPNALRRLRDAARAAWRLRTHGGRPARPEVAE; encoded by the coding sequence ATGTCGAGACCCACCTTCAGCGTCATCGTCAACAACTACAACTATGGCCGCTATGTCGGCGAGGCGGTGGCGTCGGCGCTCGCGCAGACGGAGTCGGACCGCGAGATCGTCGTCGTCGACGACGGGTCCACCGACAATTCACGCGATGTGCTTGCGGGCTTCGGAGACAGGATCCGGCCGATCCTGCGCAGCAATGGTGGCCAGGCTGCCGCGCTCAACGAAGGCGTTCGGGCGAGCCGGGGAAGCGTCCTCTGCTTCCTGGATGCCGACGACAGCTGGCATCCGCAAAAGCTCGCAAGCGTCGCTGCCGCTTTCCGATCCAGTGCGCGGATAGGCCTCGTCTATCACCGGCTCCAGCCCGTACGTGACGGCAAGCCAGTGCTGCGGCCGATCCCGCGCACGCTGTGTTCCGGCGACCTCTCCCGGCGCCTCGCGCGGTCGGCGGGCTGGTGGCCATATCCCATGACCTCCGCCATCGCCGTCCGGCGCGCGACATGGGACGCGGTCGGCGATATCCCCGACAGCTTCCGTCTTTCGGCCGACGCCTGGCTGACGGGCGCCTATCCCTTCGCATGCGAGGTCGCAAGCCTCGGCGCGAGCCTGGGCTACTACCGGCTGCATCGCAATGGATGGTATCGCGACGGCGACGACGCAGCCATGCTGAGCCGGCGTGCCAGCCACTGGGAGGCGAGCGTCGCCGCCGTCAACGGCTTCCTCGCCGACCGACATTCTCCCTATCGTCTCGATCTCGCCGATCACCTTCCATACCGGCTGGCGCGGGCGCACCTCGACGGCGCCGACGCCGCGGCGCAGCTGCGGCTGCTGCAGCAAGGACTGTCCTTCGCCGGCGAGCCCAATGCGCTGCGCCGCCTGCGCGATGCCGCGCGCGCCGCCTGGCGGCTCCGGACTCACGGCGGTCGTCCCGCCCGGCCGGAGGTCGCGGAATGA